A portion of the Marinobacter alexandrii genome contains these proteins:
- a CDS encoding LytTR family DNA-binding domain-containing protein: MKIKYLIVDDEYVAHDIIKGYCDLLPNMDLQKNCYDALEALDYLNSNEVDLIFLDLNMPKLKGFDFLKTLSNPPKVIVTTAYSEFALEGYELNVTDYLLKPFSFERFLKAVNKATGSVEAKQVTVEKQVASRSTTIFLRADKKYTQVNVDDILYMESVGNYAKVVLKEEVVTVREKISDLLESLPEENFIQVHKSFAVATQHIHSIEGNRIFIEDHTVPIGKMYKMNVDQLVR, translated from the coding sequence ATGAAAATCAAATACCTGATTGTTGATGATGAGTATGTGGCGCATGATATCATTAAAGGATACTGTGACCTTTTGCCCAATATGGATTTGCAAAAGAATTGCTACGATGCACTAGAGGCTCTGGATTATCTTAATTCAAATGAGGTAGATCTCATATTCCTTGATCTAAATATGCCAAAGCTAAAGGGGTTTGATTTCCTGAAAACATTATCAAACCCGCCCAAAGTCATCGTAACAACTGCCTACAGTGAGTTTGCACTCGAAGGATATGAATTGAATGTGACTGACTACTTACTCAAACCATTCAGCTTTGAGCGATTTCTTAAGGCTGTCAATAAAGCTACTGGTTCAGTCGAAGCGAAGCAGGTTACTGTTGAGAAGCAGGTTGCATCCAGGTCTACTACAATATTCCTTCGAGCCGATAAGAAATACACACAGGTTAATGTGGATGATATCTTGTATATGGAATCAGTTGGTAATTATGCTAAGGTAGTACTGAAAGAAGAGGTTGTTACAGTCAGAGAAAAAATCTCAGATCTACTGGAGTCACTGCCAGAAGAAAATTTTATTCAGGTACACAAATCATTTGCAGTAGCCACTCAGCATATTCACAGTATTGAAGGGAATCGAATATTCATTGAGGATCATACAGTTCCTATTGGTAAGATGTATAAGATGAATGTTGATCAGTTAGTAAGGTAA
- a CDS encoding thiol-activated cytolysin family protein codes for METIYNYLKNLLPDRILVICLVILLSSSCGEDDLNKVENVDLTAILSDAGKTEPLGADKDEIVETSNEIENGFRYTYEKHDVTDNIESIVYLGLNDDIIWPGSIVKGERAHDFIYEPILLDRAPLTLSISLESSSTGEGITQEVQSPKLSTVRQGISDLIKKAVTSETKVPAKVDFKYERMYSQSQMDVFVGADVSYGAGSLNTKFDWKSSSEKTRVVAKYTQIYYSIDIDAPATPNDLFAPDISEEEAIKAIPSGSAPLYVSSVSYGMMALMFIESDYTEETIDQALDVAYGKGDLEAEIEVGLTSKNVLERSSISIVVYGGSTAGLNDLEKGLSGFLNVINGSKQFSSDSPGVPISYKFRHVADNTLALVTLTSQYTLVRKLQLEQKVRVRVNGFRIIEADDEGSGDANALELDRLNVWLGAYERVDLNSPSVKMNIPGYAIYDYSHGGDGHVVETGDYISVGNFTDISFNTLDYDFSLGSIELEIRARDYDSSSSNEEDRKVFSLPSSEFTTRNPHTFRLTSPDFKIDAEISIEYLN; via the coding sequence ATGGAAACAATTTATAATTACTTGAAAAATCTTTTGCCTGATCGAATTTTAGTCATTTGTCTAGTTATCTTATTAAGCTCTAGTTGTGGCGAAGACGACCTAAATAAGGTTGAAAATGTTGATCTCACAGCCATTCTTTCAGATGCTGGTAAAACAGAACCTTTGGGGGCTGATAAAGATGAAATTGTGGAAACATCAAATGAGATTGAAAATGGATTTAGATACACTTATGAAAAACATGATGTGACAGACAACATTGAAAGCATTGTATATCTAGGTCTCAATGATGATATTATCTGGCCAGGCAGTATAGTTAAGGGTGAGAGAGCACATGATTTCATTTATGAACCTATACTGCTGGACAGAGCACCTCTCACTTTATCAATATCTCTTGAAAGTTCATCCACAGGAGAAGGAATTACTCAAGAAGTACAGAGCCCCAAACTCTCGACTGTGCGACAAGGCATTTCAGATTTGATAAAAAAAGCTGTAACATCTGAAACTAAGGTACCAGCAAAAGTTGATTTCAAGTATGAGCGTATGTACAGTCAATCTCAAATGGATGTCTTTGTTGGGGCGGATGTGAGTTATGGAGCAGGGAGCCTGAATACTAAATTTGATTGGAAATCATCTTCTGAAAAAACAAGAGTAGTTGCAAAGTATACCCAAATCTATTACTCCATTGACATAGATGCACCAGCCACTCCGAATGACCTTTTCGCTCCCGACATAAGCGAAGAAGAAGCTATCAAGGCCATACCTAGTGGATCAGCACCACTTTATGTCTCTAGCGTAAGCTATGGGATGATGGCACTCATGTTTATCGAGTCAGATTATACAGAGGAAACGATAGATCAAGCTTTAGATGTAGCCTATGGTAAGGGTGATCTTGAAGCAGAAATAGAAGTTGGACTAACTTCCAAAAATGTTTTGGAGCGTTCTAGTATTTCAATTGTAGTGTATGGAGGTTCTACAGCGGGTCTAAATGATTTAGAAAAAGGCCTTTCGGGTTTTCTCAATGTTATTAATGGAAGTAAACAGTTTTCAAGTGATTCTCCAGGTGTACCTATTTCATATAAATTTAGACATGTGGCTGATAATACCTTGGCGCTGGTTACACTTACCTCTCAATACACACTGGTTAGGAAACTCCAATTGGAACAAAAAGTACGAGTGAGAGTAAACGGATTTCGTATCATCGAAGCTGATGATGAAGGTTCTGGAGATGCCAATGCACTTGAGCTCGATCGATTAAATGTCTGGTTAGGTGCATACGAGAGAGTGGATCTTAACTCTCCATCTGTAAAAATGAATATTCCAGGTTACGCAATATATGACTACTCTCACGGAGGAGATGGCCATGTGGTAGAGACAGGAGATTACATTAGTGTAGGAAATTTTACAGATATCTCCTTCAACACCCTGGACTATGATTTCTCATTGGGGAGTATAGAATTAGAAATACGTGCTAGGGATTATGATTCCAGCTCATCAAACGAAGAAGATCGTAAAGTATTCAGCTTACCCAGTAGTGAATTCACAACTAGAAATCCTCATACATTTCGTTTGACTTCTCCTGACTTTAAAATTGATGCAGAAATATCTATTGAATACCTGAATTAA
- a CDS encoding 7TM diverse intracellular signaling domain-containing protein, protein MKKLFTIFSSFLLFHFICLGSQYESSEVIVSGQDSFFSLTRLQNSQVEVLIDSTRKMEIGEVISSLQFESVGLSEFSSENNYWFKVVLQNHSTSGHTLLLFSNEWKNSYWEFSENGLVDRGTKGVLISKIHDDFYTGQNNECKLKVKLEMNSTKTIYIKIDGNIGDLPFKIDTGISIQQLKSFEEEASKDLMAISIFIGMVVVIILTNMVLGLVFKETSSTYYLFFVICMSLFQAGYYKFFWFINPKISFDFSLIFSVIWLFYVLFASSYLDFRKKSSQGWKFSLALIGFTGISTIGLVILYFNSTEYYYQVLPRLNTVFAIVSMPFIYYVAIQPGKLKYFVLVALGFGILGSVTTTLSLHFTFLTSSYVYSLIGSGLEISCFLVGLAYKMNFNKQEAERAIFEAKEREREKEHLLEIKQLQEEKFETEMRLKNNELTSLSIGVAAKTEVLDKVYHYIKNNDNGVGRELLSEIKAKLRIDEDWKTFKIRFEKVNPTFFDELLKIEQDLTENDLRFASLLYVQLDTHEICQLLNLSQRTVQTNKYRLKKKLGLPKEVDLIEYLINLT, encoded by the coding sequence ATGAAAAAGCTTTTTACCATTTTCTCAAGCTTTTTGCTATTCCATTTTATATGTCTTGGTTCTCAATATGAATCGAGTGAAGTGATTGTGAGCGGTCAGGATTCTTTTTTTTCTCTTACCAGGCTACAGAATTCTCAAGTTGAAGTTCTGATAGATTCGACTAGAAAGATGGAGATTGGAGAAGTCATTTCCAGCTTACAATTTGAATCAGTTGGATTGAGTGAATTTTCTTCAGAGAATAATTATTGGTTCAAAGTTGTGCTTCAAAATCACTCAACTTCTGGTCACACTTTACTCTTGTTTAGCAATGAATGGAAAAATTCGTATTGGGAATTTTCTGAAAATGGCTTAGTCGATCGTGGCACAAAGGGTGTATTGATTTCAAAGATTCATGATGACTTTTATACAGGTCAGAATAATGAATGCAAACTGAAGGTTAAACTAGAGATGAACTCAACCAAAACTATCTACATAAAGATAGATGGAAATATAGGAGACTTACCTTTCAAAATAGATACAGGTATCTCAATTCAACAATTAAAATCATTTGAAGAAGAGGCATCAAAGGACTTGATGGCTATTAGCATATTTATCGGGATGGTCGTTGTAATCATCTTAACGAATATGGTGCTAGGATTAGTTTTTAAGGAGACCAGCAGTACATACTATTTATTTTTTGTGATCTGCATGAGCTTGTTCCAAGCGGGATATTACAAGTTTTTTTGGTTCATCAATCCCAAAATCAGCTTTGATTTCAGCTTAATATTTTCGGTTATCTGGCTTTTCTACGTACTGTTCGCTAGTTCTTATCTGGATTTTAGGAAAAAGTCATCCCAGGGGTGGAAGTTCAGTTTGGCATTGATTGGCTTTACCGGAATATCTACGATTGGATTGGTAATTCTCTATTTCAATTCTACGGAATACTATTATCAGGTTTTACCTAGATTAAACACAGTCTTTGCAATTGTTTCAATGCCATTCATATACTATGTTGCCATTCAACCAGGGAAACTGAAATATTTTGTTTTGGTTGCACTTGGGTTTGGAATACTCGGCAGTGTAACAACAACACTTTCGCTGCATTTTACATTCCTTACAAGCTCATATGTTTATTCATTGATTGGATCCGGGTTGGAGATAAGCTGCTTCCTCGTTGGCCTGGCATATAAAATGAACTTCAACAAACAAGAAGCAGAAAGAGCCATATTTGAAGCTAAGGAAAGAGAAAGAGAAAAGGAACATTTGCTAGAAATTAAGCAGCTTCAGGAAGAAAAATTCGAAACTGAGATGAGGTTAAAGAATAATGAATTGACCAGCCTATCTATAGGGGTAGCAGCTAAAACTGAAGTGCTCGATAAAGTATACCATTACATAAAAAACAATGATAACGGTGTGGGCAGGGAATTACTATCGGAGATCAAAGCTAAGCTTAGAATTGACGAAGACTGGAAGACATTTAAGATCAGGTTTGAAAAAGTGAATCCCACGTTTTTTGATGAACTGCTAAAGATTGAGCAAGACTTAACTGAGAATGACTTACGTTTTGCATCACTCTTGTATGTCCAGTTAGATACTCATGAGATCTGCCAACTGCTCAACCTGTCTCAAAGAACAGTTCAAACTAATAAGTATAGACTCAAGAAAAAGCTAGGCTTACCAAAAGAAGTGGATTTGATAGAATACTTAATCAATTTGACTTAG
- a CDS encoding PIN domain-containing protein, with translation MILVDTSVWISFLKKDDEDLSYILKTYLKKQDVHTLSVVFGELYQGVKNRREKEILDIIWSSLPKIDEEDLFIKAGQLSNEYRLYAKGVGLIDCALLSACFEFNLNLWTLDKKLDNAFTEING, from the coding sequence ATGATATTAGTAGATACTTCTGTATGGATTTCTTTCCTTAAAAAGGATGACGAAGATTTGTCATACATTCTAAAGACTTATCTTAAGAAACAGGATGTCCATACATTGTCTGTCGTTTTTGGAGAGCTGTATCAGGGTGTAAAGAATAGACGAGAGAAAGAGATATTAGATATTATATGGTCAAGCCTTCCTAAAATTGATGAAGAGGATTTATTCATTAAAGCAGGACAACTATCAAATGAGTATAGACTTTATGCTAAAGGTGTAGGCTTAATTGATTGCGCTTTGCTTTCTGCTTGTTTCGAATTCAATCTGAATCTTTGGACGCTTGATAAAAAATTAGATAATGCCTTTACAGAGATTAATGGTTAA
- a CDS encoding histidine kinase, with the protein MIRFVKRHALRFIILTYFILLIIAGIAEDAELQVVVFTFFFTILIVTPWLIWQIRSLLRLKNEKSKTELLHLQSQVNPHFFFNTLNNLYGLIETDPKKAGKLVLKLSDMMRYSIYEGEKETVTIKEEIDYLKNYIELHKMRYRKKIDVQFDHHIIDESLKVMPLLFILLLENAFKHGVENLREKAYVKIYLSTSDSEIHFTIENNFDKEALSEEKGIGIKNLKRRLELAYPRRHSLSISSSGDIYKAQLTLKK; encoded by the coding sequence ATGATAAGATTTGTAAAAAGACACGCACTAAGATTCATCATCCTTACCTACTTCATTCTCTTGATTATAGCTGGCATTGCTGAGGACGCAGAGCTCCAAGTTGTTGTCTTCACATTTTTCTTTACTATCCTGATAGTTACTCCTTGGCTGATTTGGCAAATCAGATCGTTACTAAGACTCAAGAATGAAAAATCAAAGACTGAACTTCTGCATTTACAAAGTCAGGTAAACCCACACTTTTTCTTCAACACACTTAACAACCTTTATGGTCTTATTGAAACTGATCCGAAGAAAGCTGGAAAATTGGTGCTGAAGCTCTCAGATATGATGCGTTACAGTATTTATGAAGGAGAAAAAGAAACCGTAACTATCAAGGAGGAAATTGATTATCTGAAAAACTACATTGAGTTACATAAAATGCGATACCGCAAGAAGATTGATGTTCAATTTGATCATCATATTATCGATGAAAGCCTCAAAGTAATGCCACTGCTTTTTATTCTTCTCTTAGAAAATGCATTCAAGCATGGCGTAGAAAACTTAAGAGAAAAGGCCTATGTGAAAATATACCTTAGCACAAGCGACTCAGAGATTCATTTTACCATTGAAAACAACTTTGATAAAGAAGCACTGAGTGAAGAGAAAGGTATAGGTATCAAAAACTTGAAAAGAAGACTAGAACTTGCTTATCCCAGGAGGCATTCATTAAGTATCTCTTCATCAGGGGATATTTATAAGGCGCAGCTAACTTTGAAGAAATGA
- a CDS encoding T9SS type A sorting domain-containing protein, whose amino-acid sequence MSHKKQFNNVAKWASSLIFTILFTSQCYAQFFEDIANSDTIDRYGGGAVTAWGDYDMDGDLDLVLSSDARNDLELYINENGGLTYHDIGVSGTNGGTLDWADYDGDGDLDLIVSRSRQLGNFDSQYLRLYQNNAGTFTLVNDGLNNVGLPIRLSHAAVWGDYDQDGDPDLAVIMEDDLDNLRAMIYTNTDGMFTKLDVTLPIAENGSLSWADYDQDNDLDLLITGFDRDAFLCKSSIYNNDGGTFTDINAGLQGVYVSSAKWGDYDNDGDLDIAFSGSTVFEQIEFGTLYDPQSFIYENNGAGIFTDISAPLEGVLFSSTDWGDYDQDGDLDLLITGISDIYIELTSISKIYKNNAGVFEDALIALPGVFYGEASWIDYDMDLDLDILLAGEGELTDIRKLYKNGEDQLFVKDITTSDLLTDLGSSTLAVGDLDGDGDEDIVISGLDELGQDTVIIYKNNGGELEGMISGVPGKTGGSLDLGDYDQDGDLDLLVTGFTDSGPVTDIYQNTDGTFTPTNSGLTVVGQNGDSYGKWGDYDQDGDLDLIVGGLTAEFTKSTTIYTNTNGSFTLLASDIIQANSGAVDWGDYDNDGDLDLAITGGEHFVLLAKIYRNDDGVFVDAVDGLTGLTEQNALEWTDYDLDGDLDLLIGGMDEALVAHTLIYQNNDGIFNEVDAGLEGKTFGSAMWGDHDLDGDMDILAVGESNIESKTMIYSNENGVFSEIVNNIPTIFFGEANWIDIDGDSDLDVLISGNIWEIEPFSTTQLWINTTNPNRPPSDIVLSELSINQSVGENALVGSLSAIDPETEDTHAFLLTENEGDNSLFYLQDQALYINNTIDLATREYMVYISATDNEGKSLKKSFSITLIDDVDPTVSTKNIELSIYAGGTLEIEPADVDNGSYDLGGNPLSLSLDTNSFTCADIGENTIILTATDPAGNESSATAIVVVEACLKNEQTITFNEIADKVFGGAPFDLTVSTSSGLDVELSVVDGPVAISGNTVTITGAGTVTIAANQSGGDDFNPASEVIQTFEIAKADQIITIETIEDKTINDQPFEVSAMINSGLGLTYEIDGPATINGTFITLDGITGIVTVTVNQTGNENFNNTSESISFEVFEEPVLAIDPDLGIRFYPNPTTNFLTFESEEIVEVKLFTSEGREVKSFKLKSGEINISDLPDGLYILHIKSSHAIIKEKLIKGN is encoded by the coding sequence ATGAGTCATAAAAAACAATTCAATAATGTAGCCAAATGGGCTAGTTCTTTAATTTTTACCATACTGTTTACTTCTCAATGTTATGCGCAGTTTTTTGAGGACATAGCAAACAGTGATACTATAGATAGATACGGCGGTGGCGCTGTTACAGCCTGGGGTGACTATGATATGGACGGAGATCTCGATTTGGTATTGAGTTCGGATGCGCGCAATGACTTAGAACTCTACATTAATGAGAATGGGGGTTTAACATATCATGATATAGGTGTGTCGGGTACCAATGGAGGAACCCTGGATTGGGCCGACTATGACGGAGATGGAGATTTAGATCTTATCGTCAGTCGCTCTCGTCAACTGGGTAATTTTGACAGTCAATACCTTCGTCTATATCAAAATAATGCCGGCACATTTACCCTTGTTAACGATGGCCTTAACAATGTTGGTCTGCCTATCCGGCTTTCTCATGCTGCAGTCTGGGGCGACTATGATCAGGATGGAGATCCAGACCTGGCGGTGATTATGGAAGATGATCTGGATAACCTTCGGGCCATGATCTATACTAACACTGACGGCATGTTTACTAAGTTAGACGTCACATTACCGATTGCCGAAAACGGATCTCTTAGCTGGGCCGATTATGACCAGGATAACGATCTCGACCTTTTGATAACCGGATTTGACCGTGATGCCTTCCTATGTAAATCATCCATCTATAATAATGATGGCGGTACGTTCACAGATATCAATGCTGGACTTCAGGGGGTTTACGTTAGTTCTGCTAAATGGGGAGATTATGATAATGATGGAGATCTGGACATTGCTTTTTCGGGCTCTACTGTTTTTGAACAGATAGAGTTCGGTACGCTTTATGATCCCCAATCGTTCATTTATGAAAACAATGGTGCAGGAATCTTTACCGATATTTCTGCGCCTCTTGAAGGAGTATTATTTAGCTCTACTGACTGGGGGGATTATGATCAAGATGGAGACCTGGATCTTCTAATCACTGGGATATCAGATATTTATATAGAACTAACGTCTATTTCAAAAATCTATAAAAACAATGCTGGAGTGTTTGAAGATGCTCTTATTGCGCTTCCAGGAGTATTCTACGGGGAGGCCTCATGGATAGATTATGATATGGACCTTGATCTCGATATCCTACTGGCCGGTGAAGGTGAACTAACCGACATCAGGAAACTATACAAAAATGGAGAGGATCAACTTTTTGTGAAGGATATAACTACTTCCGATTTACTGACAGATTTGGGTTCAAGTACCCTGGCAGTAGGAGATCTTGATGGAGATGGTGACGAAGATATCGTGATATCCGGACTAGATGAGCTTGGACAGGATACAGTTATCATTTACAAAAACAATGGTGGTGAACTAGAAGGAATGATAAGTGGTGTGCCAGGAAAAACTGGGGGATCACTAGACTTGGGAGATTACGACCAGGATGGAGATCTTGATTTGCTAGTGACAGGGTTTACAGATAGTGGACCAGTAACCGATATTTACCAAAATACAGATGGCACATTTACTCCTACAAATTCTGGACTTACAGTTGTAGGACAGAACGGGGATTCCTATGGAAAATGGGGGGATTATGATCAGGATGGTGATCTGGACCTCATCGTAGGTGGACTCACTGCTGAATTCACTAAATCAACGACCATTTATACCAACACCAATGGAAGCTTTACACTACTTGCATCCGACATTATTCAAGCAAATTCTGGAGCTGTGGACTGGGGAGATTATGATAATGACGGAGATTTAGACCTGGCCATTACCGGAGGCGAACATTTTGTTTTGCTTGCAAAGATCTATCGTAATGATGACGGTGTTTTTGTAGATGCGGTAGATGGATTGACAGGACTGACTGAACAAAACGCATTGGAATGGACTGATTATGACCTGGATGGTGATCTTGATTTGCTGATCGGAGGAATGGATGAAGCTTTGGTTGCACACACACTTATCTATCAAAACAATGACGGGATATTCAATGAAGTAGACGCAGGATTGGAGGGGAAAACCTTTGGCTCAGCAATGTGGGGAGATCATGACTTAGATGGAGATATGGATATACTTGCTGTTGGCGAGTCAAATATAGAATCAAAAACCATGATATACTCCAACGAAAATGGCGTTTTCTCTGAGATTGTCAATAACATTCCCACCATCTTTTTCGGCGAAGCAAACTGGATCGATATTGATGGTGATAGTGACTTGGATGTTTTAATCTCAGGAAATATTTGGGAAATAGAACCCTTTAGCACGACACAGTTGTGGATCAATACTACGAATCCAAATCGTCCTCCTTCAGATATTGTGCTAAGTGAACTTTCCATTAATCAATCTGTTGGTGAGAATGCCCTTGTCGGGTCTCTTTCTGCAATAGATCCGGAGACAGAAGATACGCACGCATTCTTACTCACTGAAAATGAAGGAGACAATTCACTTTTCTATCTTCAGGATCAAGCTTTATATATTAATAATACAATAGATCTGGCAACTCGTGAATACATGGTCTATATCTCGGCCACTGATAATGAAGGTAAATCTTTAAAGAAATCTTTTTCAATCACATTGATCGACGATGTTGATCCTACAGTATCCACCAAAAACATAGAATTGAGCATTTACGCTGGTGGTACTTTGGAAATAGAACCTGCTGATGTGGATAATGGCAGCTATGATCTCGGGGGCAATCCACTTTCTCTTTCACTAGACACCAACTCATTTACATGTGCTGACATAGGTGAGAATACTATTATACTAACAGCTACGGATCCTGCTGGAAATGAATCAAGTGCCACTGCAATAGTGGTTGTAGAAGCATGCCTGAAAAATGAACAAACGATCACTTTCAACGAAATAGCAGATAAGGTCTTTGGTGGCGCTCCATTCGATCTAACCGTCTCTACTTCATCAGGTCTTGACGTTGAATTGAGTGTAGTCGATGGTCCAGTAGCGATCTCTGGGAACACGGTAACCATCACGGGAGCAGGAACAGTTACGATAGCTGCCAATCAAAGTGGGGGTGATGACTTTAATCCTGCAAGTGAAGTCATCCAAACGTTCGAAATTGCGAAAGCAGACCAAATCATTACTATCGAGACCATCGAAGATAAAACCATTAATGATCAGCCTTTTGAGGTTTCAGCTATGATTAATTCAGGCCTAGGTCTAACATATGAAATCGACGGACCGGCTACAATCAACGGAACATTTATCACACTAGATGGCATTACCGGGATTGTGACAGTCACTGTTAATCAGACAGGAAACGAAAACTTTAATAATACTAGCGAAAGCATATCATTTGAAGTATTTGAGGAACCAGTTTTAGCTATTGATCCTGATTTAGGTATAAGATTCTATCCTAACCCGACGACCAATTTCTTGACTTTCGAAAGCGAAGAAATAGTAGAAGTCAAGCTATTCACCTCAGAAGGTCGGGAAGTAAAATCTTTCAAATTAAAAAGTGGAGAAATAAATATCTCTGACCTGCCCGATGGATTATATATACTGCACATAAAAAGCAGTCACGCAATAATTAAGGAAAAACTAATCAAAGGAAACTAA
- a CDS encoding ABC transporter ATP-binding protein: MSTLKIQGLSKTYANGVKALNNISLDIPTGMFGLLGPNGAGKSTLMRTIATLQEPDSGSITLGNTDVLTQKDEVRKALGYLPQEFGVYPKISAEDLLNHLAVLKGITDKKQRKEIVRILLQKTNLYEKRKKNLGGYSGGMKQRFGIAQALLANPKLIIVDEPTAGLDPAERNRFYNLLSEIGENTVVILSTHIVDDVKELCTNMAIINHGEVLLTGNPLKLIHQLKGRIYQKTIQKNELENYRAHYTVIADKLLHGQPVIQIISEESPGDGFLPTQANLEDVYFSQISKN; encoded by the coding sequence ATGAGCACACTTAAAATTCAAGGTCTTTCAAAGACATACGCAAACGGAGTAAAAGCACTTAATAACATTTCACTAGATATCCCCACCGGAATGTTTGGGCTATTGGGTCCAAACGGGGCTGGAAAATCTACCTTGATGAGGACAATCGCAACGCTGCAAGAACCAGATTCAGGTTCGATCACACTAGGCAATACTGATGTACTTACCCAAAAAGATGAAGTAAGGAAAGCATTAGGTTATCTACCTCAAGAATTCGGAGTTTATCCAAAAATATCCGCTGAGGATTTGCTTAATCATTTAGCTGTACTCAAAGGAATAACCGATAAAAAACAGCGAAAAGAAATTGTAAGAATCCTCCTTCAAAAAACCAACTTGTATGAAAAAAGGAAGAAAAATCTAGGAGGATATTCAGGTGGAATGAAACAGCGGTTTGGGATCGCTCAAGCCTTGCTTGCCAATCCGAAGCTAATTATTGTCGATGAACCCACAGCTGGTTTGGATCCTGCTGAACGAAACCGATTTTACAACCTTCTAAGTGAAATTGGCGAGAATACGGTTGTCATTCTTTCGACTCACATCGTTGATGATGTAAAAGAGCTATGCACCAATATGGCCATCATCAACCATGGTGAAGTATTGCTGACCGGAAATCCGCTTAAGCTTATCCATCAACTAAAAGGCCGCATCTATCAAAAGACCATCCAAAAGAATGAATTAGAAAATTACCGAGCTCACTACACGGTCATTGCTGATAAACTCTTGCATGGTCAACCTGTGATTCAAATCATAAGTGAGGAAAGTCCGGGAGATGGATTCCTACCTACTCAAGCCAATCTGGAAGATGTCTATTTCTCTCAGATTTCGAAAAACTAA